The Ascochyta rabiei chromosome 12, complete sequence DNA window ACCAAATCGATATCACGACCGAGTTCATAAAGAAGTCTGAGGGTCAGAGTGCAGGCAACTGGGCGCTTCGAATCAAAGGCAAGCCGCGCAATGGGGCACCGGCAGACTTGAAGACCTCTGTCATCTTTTATATCGGCATGGAAGCTAAGGAGAATTGTGCGGACTGCCAGCTTGACGCTTTCGAACAACTTGGTGGTGGCGACGACAAGTCTGTCGAGGCAGTGAATCTCGCAATCAAGCATCCACGGTTGGGCTCAGCCGGCATACACATCTCAACACCGGTCGGGGAGAACGGGCGACACGAGGGTACAATCGTGCACACGTTAAATACCACTGAAGACAAACTGTGGCAGGCAAAATGTGAGTCCGACCAACCCCGCCGAAATGAGTGCGCTGTGCATTCTGGGTCAGTAGCTGACGTTCCTGCGTGGAAGAAGCCACTTTCCTGGACTTGTTGAAGGTTCAGTCGAAGGATTTAACAAGTGCCGGAAATATGGACGTGGTGCTCCGCAACTCGCCAGGATCAGGCAACATGCACTTCGTGCAGATGATCGTTCACGGCAGCTTCGACTTTGACGTGCTCTACTCGACTTGGACGGCGACGCGTGCTATGACAACCTCGGAGATGGCCAGCAGTATCCAAGATTCTGTAGTAGCATACAGAAAGGCATACTCTCGCGTATTTACGCTGAAAGCTCCATTCAACACCGACCAGCACGCTACGTTTGGTGAGAAACTGCTTGCCGATTTGTTAGGCGGCATTGGTTACTTTGAGGGCACCTCGAAAGTTGACACTTCGAAGAAGGCCATCTACGCCGAAACGACTGGGAAGTTCTGGGAGAAGACTGAGGATGCTAAGGAGCACGCCACGCCCGAGACAAGGGGACCATACGAGCTCTTCACGCATACTCCCGCTCGGGCTGTTTTTCCGAGAGGCTTCCTCTGGGACGAAGGGTTCCACCTCATTCCAGTACTCGAGTGGGATATTGACTTGGCTATGGAAGTTATAAATAGCTGGTTGAGCACCATGGACAAAGACGGTTGGATACCTAGAGAGCAGATACTGGGTACTGAGGCTGAACATGGCACGTCAGGCGACCTCGCTACGCAATATCCACATATCGCTAACCCGCCAACATTGTTCCTCGCAATCTCAAGATTTGTCGACATGCTTGAAGGCAAGGCGAAATATCATGGTCATAGCTCTACACTCTTACAACCCGAGGCGGGTAGGAAGTTCATCGCGAAGCTGTACCCACTGCTGAAGAAGCACTACGAATGGTGGCGAAAATCTCAGTCGGGTGATGTCGAAGCGCACTCCGTTCCGTCAGCAAGTCTGAATGAAGGTTACAGATGGCGAGGCCGTACGCCAGAGACCACCTACCCAAGTGGCTTGGACGACTATCCACGCGTCGAGCCTCCAGACATGACCGAGTTGCATCTCGACGCGCTCTGCTGGGTTGGTCTGATGTCCCGTACGCTCGAAAAGATAGCCTTCTTCACAGGAACCACGCACGACGCTTTTACCTACCAAAATCACATCCGAGGCGTCAAAACCAATCTCGAGGTTCTGCATTGGCAGAGCAAGCAAAACGTGTATTGCGACACGGTAGTGCGCGACGACAAACACACCTATGTCTGCCACAAAGGCTacctctctctctttcccTTCATGACCGGCTTCATCGATGCTGCTCATCCTCATCTCGACGCAACGCTCTCCCTGCTCCGCGATCCAAACCACCTGTGGACCGATCACGGCATCAAGTCTCTCTCGCAGGAAAGCAAAAAGTACGGCGTCGGCGACAATTACTGGCGCTCGCCCATCTGGATCAACATGAACTATCTCATCCTCACGCAGCTCCATGCTCTCGCGAAGACGCCGGGCCCGCAACAACAGCGTTGCAGAGACATGTACGTTGAACTGCGTCGTAACATTGTGCACACAGTCTTCAGCTCGTGGCTGCAGACGGGTTACGCATGGGAGCAGTACGATCCTGTTGGTGGTCATGGACAGCGAACGCAGCACTTCACGGGGTGGACGAGTCTGGTGGTTAGTATCATGGCGATGCCGGATCTGGAGCAGGGAGAAGGGGTCAAGGAAAGGGTCAAGGAGATATACGAGGAGGCGAAGAAACAGGCGGTGCAGAACCGGGGGTATAGTGCGGGCACAGTGGCGTTTCTGGTCATGCTAGTGGTGTTTGTGTATGTTACGAGGAGAAGGTTTGCGGGAACGTGGAGGAGTTGGAGAAGGGAGAAGAGGAGTGGGGACAGGAATGTGTGACAAGGGAGCAGGTCAATGCGGTTCAAAGATGTTTCGAATAATTTTGACTGTTTTCACACCTACAGAAGGTGTCGTACAAGATGCGCAACAAAGCATACAGTCGTTACGTTTAAAGATCTCGTCGTGACTCGTACCCTACTCCATTTGCGCCAACCAAGCCTAATCCATACCAAGCATATTGCACATGAAGCGAAGGGTCGCGTGCCCCAACAAGCATGCACCTCGGCGATGTGGATCGGTTCTTAGTGTAACCCAGTAGGGAGAGGGGGCTTTTTTTTTCCGACATGAGCCATGTGGAAGGCCCAGAGGCCGCGGATGACTCCATAATCCGTTGTAATCAATACAGGCCAGGCCGTAAGAAAGCAGGACGAGAAACACATTTTGGGATGCTATGTTCGCATGTGTCGGGGACAAGGACTCAAAGCACACACCGAGTCAATCGTGTGGAGGCTCTCTTAGACTTGAGCAGCCTGCTGAGTCTTGGGCTCTGCGTTCTCGACGAAGTCAGAGGCAGAAGTCTCACGGTTCAAGCTGGTCTCGCGGTGCAGGAAGGTGCCACCCTCCTTTGACGGGCTGCCCGCTTTCAAGTCTCCACTGCTTGGAGGCTGTCCGTTGACGGGTGTGGGCGGGGCTATGTGTGGGATCTTCTCGGGGTTAGGATGCTCGCGACCGACCTGGGTGACGCCGGCGTCTGAGGCCTTGCCGGCCTTGGAGAGGGCGTAGTCGCCGCTGTCGAAGTACTTGCGCTCCTGTGGCATTGGGTCAGCTTGGCATTTCGCAGCGACAGGAACTGCAAGGAACGTGACGCACCTTGAGCTTGTTCTGCAGCAGGTCCTTCTTGTTCGGGAGCTTGCCGTAGAGGCGGAAGAGCTTGGCCTCCTCAGGCGACATTTTCTACGCATCGTGTCAGACCTAGGGTTCGCACAGGCTACGGGGTTGCCAAAGGGGCAGCCATGCGTCTGCGAGCAGCGACAGAGCAGCGCAGGGGCCGCGAATGACAATGACGTACGCTAATGTCCACCTTGTTCTGCTGGTGGGGGTTCATCTTTGCGGTCGGGCTGGCGTGTTGCTGTGCTGCGGAATGCGAATGAGGATGAGGATGGCAGGAGGCGCGGTTGATTGCGGGCAGACGGGAGGCGTCGTGGGTTATCTTCTGACCTTGCCAATGTCGTCGCCAGAAAGAAGGGTCTAGGGTCCAGCACGTCCGCAAGTTGGCTGTTTGGGCAGCAGGGTCGTGGCAGGGAACAGTCGATTGTGCGTCGCGGGCGATTGGACGTCAAAGAAGCTCGGGCGTGTCTGGCAGCTGCTGCCTGACGACACACGACACACAACACACAATAACAGCACCCGGTGGCTATGCCGAGATGGGCTTGTGTTCGGTGTCGAAGCTGTGGTGTAGATGTGACTAGGTGAAGGGGGCGGCCGATGGTCCCTGGGTGCCCCTCAATGCGCACAATGCGATAAGCCTTTACCGTCCGAGGTGGCGCCTGCTCTTGGGGCACGGCTCTGCTGCAAGAcgaagatgaagatgaagacgaagacgaagacgaagacgaagacgaagacgagcaGTGCAGCAACACAGAACAGAGTGTTTCAATGCGTTCAAGGGGAGAAGGAGTGGAGGTGAAGAAGTCACGAGTGTGGTCCAAGTAGTGTTTTGCGTGCGTTTGCAGAGTGTGGTTAGGAGCACTGGGGCACCGCAGAGAGGGGTATGCAGCAGATGGGTAGCAGACAACTGACTGGAGTGGACCGATAGCTCGACCACTCGACCACTCGACCACCAAGGTTCCTTGTTCGGCCTTCGTGAAATGGCCCGGGGCGCAAGGGAGCATGCACGTTGCCGCTGCCCGCGAGAGGCAGGGCAAGCTTGACGCTTGACGACCGCTGGGTGGACGACTACGTTGGATTGCCGTATGCCTTACCACTCATGGAGCTCCTACAACGTCACGCGTACTCACTAGCGCTCCGGATCGCCAGGACCACGCAAACTTCTTCCTGGACTGCAGCGCCTCAGTCTGATGGCGTTTCTTGTGCAGCAGCTCTCACACTGAAAGCAATTCATCGCCACTTGCTACTTGCACTTGATCGGGGTAGACACTTCTCTGTACTCTGCAACTATAGAGCATCAAGCCCCACTTGCGTTTGGCTCTACGTCTGCTCGCACACGTACTAGGCTGCCTGCTAGCTCCGATTTCCTAGTGCACTCGCCAAATCCTTGCTGGCCGTCTGCAGACCACATGCTCCGCTTAGCAAATCACTACTGCAACGCTCGCACCATCAACGACCATCCCCAAAGGCCGTTCTGGGACGTAGTCGACTGCTTCAGAGCACGTGTGGACGAACAGCTAGCAGGCACTCGAGCATCTACCGTCGACTGCTGCGATCCGTAAAGGCTGCAGCTGATCTGAATAGCCCctccaaaaaaaaaaaagcaGCAACCAAAAAAACTTCTCTCCATTCCCACTCAATATGGCTGGTGCGGGGAAGACTTTCGTCGTCGAGCACCTGGACCCGGAGCTGGAGCAGTGGTCATCACTTGAGTACTCAGCTATTGCTCAGGAATGCCACGACACTGGGTCTCAATTCCTCCTTTCGTCGGTGCCGACTTCGTTGAAGTTGCCAGAGAATCTTCAGCAAGCCAAGGGCCTGAATGTGGAGACAAGAGGCGTCGAAGACATCTACGCAGATCGCAAGAACCGAGTGTGCTTGCTCGATCCTGCCGCCGC harbors:
- a CDS encoding Mannosyl-oligosaccharide glucosidase, giving the protein MHHPAILVALALVAPALSKTADSSLYSNEAPLLWGPYRPNLYLGLRPRVPESLVAGLMWGKLDEQEKKLRHAVEQSDGMAMYGWSTYDVRAGGTQIIQDVGNQIDITTEFIKKSEGQSAGNWALRIKGKPRNGAPADLKTSVIFYIGMEAKENCADCQLDAFEQLGGGDDKSVEAVNLAIKHPRLGSAGIHISTPVGENGRHEGTIVHTLNTTEDKLWQAKSTFLDLLKVQSKDLTSAGNMDVVLRNSPGSGNMHFVQMIVHGSFDFDVLYSTWTATRAMTTSEMASSIQDSVVAYRKAYSRVFTLKAPFNTDQHATFGEKLLADLLGGIGYFEGTSKVDTSKKAIYAETTGKFWEKTEDAKEHATPETRGPYELFTHTPARAVFPRGFLWDEGFHLIPVLEWDIDLAMEVINSWLSTMDKDGWIPREQILGTEAEHGTSGDLATQYPHIANPPTLFLAISRFVDMLEGKAKYHGHSSTLLQPEAGRKFIAKLYPLLKKHYEWWRKSQSGDVEAHSVPSASLNEGYRWRGRTPETTYPSGLDDYPRVEPPDMTELHLDALCWVGLMSRTLEKIAFFTGTTHDAFTYQNHIRGVKTNLEVLHWQSKQNVYCDTVVRDDKHTYVCHKGYLSLFPFMTGFIDAAHPHLDATLSLLRDPNHLWTDHGIKSLSQESKKYGVGDNYWRSPIWINMNYLILTQLHALAKTPGPQQQRCRDMYVELRRNIVHTVFSSWLQTGYAWEQYDPVGGHGQRTQHFTGWTSLVVSIMAMPDLEQGEGVKERVKEIYEEAKKQAVQNRGYSAGTVAFLVMLVVFVYVTRRRFAGTWRSWRREKRSGDRNV